The sequence below is a genomic window from Salvelinus fontinalis isolate EN_2023a chromosome 19, ASM2944872v1, whole genome shotgun sequence.
TGTGTAGTGTCTGACAGTCATCTGAGCGTCATTCATGTGTTAAATTATTTCACTTTAAAAATAATTTATATTTAATTTTCACTGTAAATGTCCTTCAGATATCAATTACATGCATCAAAACAAAAAGCTACAAAGAACAGTTTATAGTCTTAGAAACGGGAATAACATTTTAAAGGAAATGGATGCTCTGGCAACAGTGTTCAGGAACATACAACTAGGTCTTAAGGTTGAGTCTTGCGTTaattgaaccacacacacactacctgagAAGCTGGAGAAGAGCCTACAGTAAGGCGAGAACCTGTGAATCTGAAGCCACAGCTGCGTGTCCTGCGGTGAGGACGATGGCACAAGGTGCTACATGTCAAAAAGAAGAAGAGCCCTTGAAATGAGTAGCTATAGCACCCACTGACTGCCCACTGTCTCCAAACAATTGCCTAAAAAAATAAGAGATGAGAGCAATGGCATTAATACTTCTTCTCCCGTTACTTACATCAGAAGAGCAGCCGGACAGAATCAGCTCCCCCTGCTGGATTGGAGAGCTGTTGCTATAAAAGTAAAGTGTCACACAAATGGGGAAGATGACAAGAGTTGGGTCATTAAGTAATGACTTGTCCTGATAAGACTAGTGCAAATAGGCAGTTCCAATGGGATTGCACTGTAGATAATGGAGGATCCAATTTGTCTAACCTCTTGTCCTACATAACGGTTCTTCAGAAAATGCGTGGGTGTGCAACTAAACTGCCATAGATGCACAAAGACAGATAAATCCTATATTTACCTCATGATCAACAATTTAAGTCAATGAAACAGTTCAATTCATCCAGATAAGAGAGGTGTCTTACCCATCAGTAAAGCTACATGAGGTGGGGGAGCTGTGGTAGACTGGGGAAGGAGTGTTGCTAGTGCTACCGAGATTTGGGGCATCAGGCCAGggggaacactgaaacaaaagagagagaggaaaatgaaCTTTAATAAGATGTTCCTGGCAAAGAGAGGTACGCCTGGTTACTGTTTTATTAGGACATTGTGATTGTAGACTGATACAGACATAAGTGGGAAATCCTAGAAACCTAAAACCAGGTTAGTAGAAAACAATCACTGTTTTTTTTCCAGCATGTTGGTTGACGTCAAAAGAAAAGGCACTGATGGACTGTTGCCCTAACTGTCACAATCATTAACAGACAACTGCATCAAGGGCTGGTTACAGTGACTACGGAGTCAATCAACAACACGAGTGGACTAAAGCAACATATTAACATATTGTGACAGAATAGCTTGTCAAGTGACACACAGCCACAGTGTCAGGGTCCCTCACCTCGGTAAGCATGGTGGTTTCATGAGAGGATTGGTATTTCTCCCTGTCTTGATGGGACTTTTTATCAATCTTTTCCCTATCAGTCTTCAGtttacgatcagctccttttggcTTAAAGAAATTAGAAGAAAAAATTAAGTACACAAAGAAATTAAATGAActaatagcacacacacacacacacacacacacacacacacacacacacacacacacacacacacacacacacacacacacacacctaagagCCCCTTTACCTTGAAGACCTTGACCTGACAGCTGGAGGAGTGCATATGTTCCAGGTACTCTCCATGTTCGTTCTGAGTGAAGGTGTCAATCTGGATACGGAAGGGAACTCCCTTCTCCCCACCATGCTTCCTAGGGGTGAACTCAGTGCTAATGCAGTTGACCtgaacacaaacaaacatacatacacaatccatgagCCATTCTATATGGTAATTAGAGTTTCAAATGCAAGAGATGGGTGGAATTGGAAAATAGTCCCTCTGGGATGTGGGAAGTCACTTTATAAACTCACTTCCTAAAACCTTTTATATGTCTAATGATTTTACTTTCACCCCAATTCCAGGACCAAAGTAAGCTAGAAAGCAGGGAAAATAACTAGATATTTGACTGTGTTACCTGGATGAAGACAGATGCGTTCTTGACGGGATCCCAGAGGAACTCTATAGTGTTGAGCTGCAGTGGGTGAGCACGAGGCTCGACGACACCCACAGAGAGGGGGGTATCTGGACACAGTCAATCAAGTCAGTAAGTCACAGCAGGTCAGAAGAAATTCTTAGGCCTTTTTACCAGGTAGATACTTAGAAAGGATTAGTCAAAACGGTAAATACCTAATAATTGCATAGTAATTACACTTCAGTATTAGACCAAAGGCAATGTAGATCATATCATAGGTCAGTCAAGCATACTGTGGTTGGGCTTTACTTAAGAAGTTCTCTGGTCTGCAGGCAACCAGCCTTACCTACATCCAGGATCCTGTCCCCAGGCCTGTTCCATCTCCAACCCTCCAGCTGCTGATGTTCTGAGTACTGCAGGCGCCGGTCATGAAACACCACACGCACAATGCTCTGTGGACAAGCAGGACAAAGCATTAGTATGAAGCACAGTGACTAGGCAAGGCAGCCTCGCACATGGCCGATCGCCAATGTCGTTCGGCAAAGTGCGAAAAGCTACGCACAATCTCCCAGAAGAACCATTTACAGATCATTTATTCAGACAGCATTAACGAGTGGAGATCCATATGGATTGCATCACCCTTGGCTTCAGCTCATATGAATAACACTTAAAAGAACAGCCACAGATTCCCATTGACTAAAAGCATAGAAAGGTAGATAATGCTGGGGTTGAAGCCATATAGGATTCAATTATGTCTGATGGTTGTGCAATAATCTGCCATCATAACAAAACTATTTGTTGACAGAAGCTATGAGATAAAACATCCATGAGTTCTTCCTGTGCTATTAAGACATTTAGTGAGGAATCAGTATAAGTTGTTTGAAGTGTCACCGTTTGAGAACAAAGCACATACATAAAGCTTTTCATTATTAAAGCACTGGTCTGGATCGGTAACGACAGACTAGACAACTGCCTGTGCATACTTAATTATTGTTTCCACACAAACGAAGGGACATAAATTAATGTTCCTCCTCACTGTTGCATTAGTATTAAGTTAATTGCACATTTAAAACCTACTAAGAACATAAATCAAATCGTAAAATTAACAACCTGTAAAAACAACGTTTCCATTCATTTCAGCCTATTACACTGAGAGGCTCATGCGTGACTGCGCAGAGCACaaggacatagacagacacaacaCGTCATCTGTTTGTACAAGTGCCACCTGTTCCATTCTAGTGTCGTTAGACTGCTTCATTGAACACGACCGAAATATGACCGTCCATTCCTGACAGCCTGACGACACAGAACTTTCAAGTGGATGGATATGTGTATTGGGACATGGCTAAATTCAATTAAAATGACTTCATTTTTCCCTTCATGGAAAATGCATACCGATATCTGCCTTCATTTTAAACCAAGTCATTTGATTGAATTTCACTGGTGATACACATAAAGGTATATCAAAGTCAACTCCCATAATTCAAATCACTTAAAAACAAACATAGATCCAACATATTATAACAACCTGCAACAAAATGTGCACATAGGGACAACTTGAGTTGTACTAATGGGTGTTATTCATAAACAAGTGGCATCTTCAATATACCACTTGTTCTTTTTGAAATAATGAATAAAGTTAAACAAGGTTTCCTTTACAACAAACAACAAGGGTCTTGATGTAAAACATAGGATTGTAATAATTCCCTTGCTATATTGATCAACGTTCTTGATGCACATTTCATATTTGAAAAAGAAAGACAAGAAATATATTTCAACAAAGTAAAAAGATGTCAAAACTTTATGAATAACTCCCAGTAGTAAAGTCTATAGATGAAAGCAGAACTGTATGTAAGATGAACTTATGCAAAAAGAGCAAATAAGACAACTTGAAGGTATGTGATGTGTTGTGCGATAAAGCTGATGCGTTGAAGGGTAAGCTGAACTGAGCTGAGTGTGCGGTGGTGTATAAGTTCAGAAGGGGAGAAGATGGGTGATAGTACCAAGTCTTCAAAGATGGCACCCGCCCAACCCCCGAAGTGGAAAGAAGAGGGTTGAGGAGTCACCTGTGTGTTGACAGTTTCAGGAAATGGAGGATACATACAAACAGATAAAGAAAAAAAGGTCAGAGAAGAGGTCACATGAAAGTCAAAAATACATACACAATACCTTTAACCTACCTTAACATATTTGCTGCTTATATCTGTATACTCCACTAGTTTTCTGTTAAGCATACGGATTTCGTAGGACTGACCTACATTTTAAAACATTAAGACAAACCTGATTAAAATTGAAAACTGTGAAATCAATCAGTCAGAAAAAGGGGCAGCATAGGAATAGAAACGCATTTAATAAGCACCTTTTCTTTGAAAAATCATTTTAAAGTCAGGGTTTGCCCCCATAGACCCCTTGCAGTGCCCCCTAAAAGCTTTCAACCACATTATGGTTGAGCCCA
It includes:
- the tfcp2l1 gene encoding transcription factor CP2-like protein 1 isoform X1, with protein sequence MLFWHNQPEPYHQHSTASYIRDALAPFLKHEEERHVTENGAKWSPFQYVLCAATSPAVKQQEETLTYLNQGQSYEIRMLNRKLVEYTDISSKYVKVTPQPSSFHFGGWAGAIFEDLSIVRVVFHDRRLQYSEHQQLEGWRWNRPGDRILDVDTPLSVGVVEPRAHPLQLNTIEFLWDPVKNASVFIQVNCISTEFTPRKHGGEKGVPFRIQIDTFTQNEHGEYLEHMHSSSCQVKVFKPKGADRKLKTDREKIDKKSHQDREKYQSSHETTMLTECSPWPDAPNLGSTSNTPSPVYHSSPTSCSFTDGNSSPIQQGELILSGCSSDHLVPSSSPQDTQLWLQIHRFSPYCRLFSSFSDQFVSDCGSSVNVVGADLLKMSREDLIQICGPSDGIRLFNTIKGRCIQPRLTIYVCQQQARNQPQTKPGGGEVYHALYLEDLTLGDLSEKIALLYSVTPQQISHIYRQGPTGIHILVSDEMVQNFTEETSFVVNTLKDENNDGYHVVLK
- the tfcp2l1 gene encoding transcription factor CP2-like protein 1 isoform X2, whose product is MLFWHNQPEPYHQHSTASYIRDALAPFLKHEEERHVTENGAKWSPFQYVLCAATSPAVKQQEETLTYLNQGQSYEIRMLNRKLVEYTDISSKYVKVTPQPSSFHFGGWAGAIFEDLSIVRVVFHDRRLQYSEHQQLEGWRWNRPGDRILDVDTPLSVGVVEPRAHPLQLNTIEFLWDPVKNASVFIQVNCISTEFTPRKHGGEKGVPFRIQIDTFTQNEHGEYLEHMHSSSCQVKVFKPKGADRKLKTDREKIDKKSHQDREKYQSSHETTMLTECSPWPDAPNLGSTSNTPSPVYHSSPTSCSFTDGNSSPIQQGELILSGCSSDHLVPSSSPQDTQLWLQIHRFSPYCRLFSSFSGADLLKMSREDLIQICGPSDGIRLFNTIKGRCIQPRLTIYVCQQQARNQPQTKPGGGEVYHALYLEDLTLGDLSEKIALLYSVTPQQISHIYRQGPTGIHILVSDEMVQNFTEETSFVVNTLKDENNDGYHVVLK
- the tfcp2l1 gene encoding transcription factor CP2-like protein 1 isoform X5, whose protein sequence is MLCPACPQSIVRVVFHDRRLQYSEHQQLEGWRWNRPGDRILDVDTPLSVGVVEPRAHPLQLNTIEFLWDPVKNASVFIQVNCISTEFTPRKHGGEKGVPFRIQIDTFTQNEHGEYLEHMHSSSCQVKVFKPKGADRKLKTDREKIDKKSHQDREKYQSSHETTMLTECSPWPDAPNLGSTSNTPSPVYHSSPTSCSFTDGNSSPIQQGELILSGCSSDHLVPSSSPQDTQLWLQIHRFSPYCRLFSSFSDQFVSDCGSSVNVVGADLLKMSREDLIQICGPSDGIRLFNTIKGRCIQPRLTIYVCQQQARNQPQTKPGGGEVYHALYLEDLTLGDLSEKIALLYSVTPQQISHIYRQGPTGIHILVSDEMVQNFTEETSFVVNTLKDENNDGYHVVLK
- the tfcp2l1 gene encoding transcription factor CP2-like protein 1 isoform X3; protein product: MLFWHNQPEPYHQHSTASYIRDALAPFLKHEEERHVTENGAKWSPFQYVLCAATSPAVKQQEETLTYLNQGQSYEIRMLNRKLVEYTDISSKYVKSIVRVVFHDRRLQYSEHQQLEGWRWNRPGDRILDVDTPLSVGVVEPRAHPLQLNTIEFLWDPVKNASVFIQVNCISTEFTPRKHGGEKGVPFRIQIDTFTQNEHGEYLEHMHSSSCQVKVFKPKGADRKLKTDREKIDKKSHQDREKYQSSHETTMLTECSPWPDAPNLGSTSNTPSPVYHSSPTSCSFTDGNSSPIQQGELILSGCSSDHLVPSSSPQDTQLWLQIHRFSPYCRLFSSFSDQFVSDCGSSVNVVGADLLKMSREDLIQICGPSDGIRLFNTIKGRCIQPRLTIYVCQQQARNQPQTKPGGGEVYHALYLEDLTLGDLSEKIALLYSVTPQQISHIYRQGPTGIHILVSDEMVQNFTEETSFVVNTLKDENNDGYHVVLK
- the tfcp2l1 gene encoding transcription factor CP2-like protein 1 isoform X4, coding for MLFWHNQPEPYHQHSTASYIRDALAPFLKHEEERHVTENGAKWSPFQYVLCAATSPAVKQQEETLTYLNQGQSYEIRMLNRKLVEYTDISSKYVKSIVRVVFHDRRLQYSEHQQLEGWRWNRPGDRILDVDTPLSVGVVEPRAHPLQLNTIEFLWDPVKNASVFIQVNCISTEFTPRKHGGEKGVPFRIQIDTFTQNEHGEYLEHMHSSSCQVKVFKPKGADRKLKTDREKIDKKSHQDREKYQSSHETTMLTECSPWPDAPNLGSTSNTPSPVYHSSPTSCSFTDGNSSPIQQGELILSGCSSDHLVPSSSPQDTQLWLQIHRFSPYCRLFSSFSGADLLKMSREDLIQICGPSDGIRLFNTIKGRCIQPRLTIYVCQQQARNQPQTKPGGGEVYHALYLEDLTLGDLSEKIALLYSVTPQQISHIYRQGPTGIHILVSDEMVQNFTEETSFVVNTLKDENNDGYHVVLK